From Mytilus edulis chromosome 8, xbMytEdul2.2, whole genome shotgun sequence, one genomic window encodes:
- the LOC139486755 gene encoding mucin-2-like, translating into MHYFIPARRVNFLLRHSRSFFHNYDIVAEEHKESLEYFKSFTEDSDCCRASSFFKMPVFPSPGRKSRSFRRKSSPKSVDDMTLAQEKESTRTPPSPQLKEIIKFSPSPPPLDIEEVIKSFSSLNIDEQTTTPKVEKVTRMRMSPKITELVKLLPSQEVDIEATETSLPVAVHIASPNIGHDGEMIIAGTAFTTRAIKIDITTPRAIKIDTATPRAIEIDTTVPRAIKIDTTTPRDIKIDTTTPRAIEVDTTTPRAINIDTTTPRAIKIDTTTSRAIEIDSTTYRAIKIDTTTPRAIKNDTTTPRAIKIDTTTPRAIEIDTTTPRAIEIDSATRAIEIDTSTPRAITIGITTPGAIKIDTTTPRAIEMDTTTPRAIKIDTTTPRARAIKNATTTPRAIKNDTTTPRAIKIDKTTRDIEIDTTTPRAIKIDTSTPRSIKIDTTTPRAIEIDSTTYRAIKIDTTTPRAIKIDTITPRAIEIVTTTPRAIEIDYTTPRAIEIDTSTPRAIKIGTTTPGAIKIDTTTPRAIEIDTTTPRAIKIDTTTPRAMKIDTTTPRAIEIDSTTPRSIKIDTTTRAIKNDTTTPRAIKNDTTTPRAIKIDTTTPRAIKIGTTTPRAIEIDTTTRAIKNDTTTPRAIKNNTTTPRAIKNDTTTTRAIEIDTSTPRAIDIYSTTPRAIEIDTTTRAIKFDTTTHAIDGHDRRKKKDKVLKNSKLDVPKSKKKKPIVPPLDLSKLGERKVLPPLKNAPKAPRKGVNMNSLAKENFTDFNIGNNRRMKAPEPKLSNSTPILQNHVFVRPASSVRDNRKTYPNKTDTLNGPRNQHDKKTVRQVIYKNKPVLTRKDEGTQLEVLKLPDIVKGSQLIDKSKIVPKQSCESRRTAPRRTARKPANQERPPFCF; encoded by the exons ATGCATTATTTTATTCCTGCGCGTAGAGTAAACTTCTTGTTACGTCATAGTAGGTCATTCTTCCACAACTACGACATCGTAGCAGAAGAACATAAAGAATCTTTagagtattttaaaagttttaccgAAGATTCCGATTGCTGCAGAGCATCATCGTTTTTCAA aatGCCAGTGTTTCCTTCTCCAGGGCGCAAGTCTCGGTCTTTCCGTCGGAAATCATCACCGAAGAGTGTAGATGACATGACCCTTGCTCAGGAAAAGG AGTCTACCAGAACACCACCATCACCACAATTGAAAGAGATTATCAAATTTTCTCCATCGCCACCACCACTTGATATTGAAGAAGTGATAAAATCATTTTCATCTCTAAACATTGACGAACAGACCACAACACCAAAAGTTGAGAAGGTGACTAGAATGAGAATGTCACCAAAGATAACAGAGCTAGTTAAATTACTACCATCACAAGAGGTAGATATTGAGGCCACAGAAACTTCATTACCAGTTGCAGTGCATATTGCTTCACCAAACATTGGACATGATGGAG agatgATTATAGCAGGAACTGCATTTACTACTAGAGCTATCAAGATAGATATTACTACTCCTAGAGCTATCAAGATTGATACTGCTACTCCTAGAGCTATCGAGATTGATACTACTGTTCCTAGAGCTATCAAAATTGATACCACTACTCCTAGAGATATCAAGATTGATACTACTACTCCTAGAGCAATTGAGGTTGATACTACTACTCCTAGAGCTATCAATATTGATACTACTACTCCTAGAGCTATCAAGATTGATACTACTACTTCTAGAGCCATTGAGATTGATTCTACTACTTATAGAGCTATCAAGATTGATACTACTACTCCTAGAGCTATCAAGAACGATACTACTACTCCTAGAGCTATCAAGATTGATACGACTACTCCTAGAGCTATTGAGATTGATACTACTACTCCTAGAGCTATTGAGATTGATTCTGCTACTAGAGCTATCGAGATTGATACTTCTACTCCTAGAGCTATCACAATTGGTATTACTACTCCTGGAGCTATCAAGATTGATACTACTACTCCTAGAGCTATTGAGATGGATACTACTACTCCTAGAGCTATCAAGATTGATACTACTACTCCTAGAGCTAGAGCTATCAAGAATGCTACTACTACTCCTAGAGCTATCAAGAATGATACTACTACTCCTAGAGCTATCAAGATTGATAAGACTACTAGAGATATTGAGATTGATACTACTACTCCTAGAGCTATCAAGATTGATACTTCTACTCCTAGATCTATCAAGATTGATACTACTACTCCTAGAGCCATTGAGATTGATTCTACTACTTATAGAGCTATCAAGATTGATACTACTACTCCTAGAGCTATCAAGATTGATACGATTACTCCTAGAGCTATTGAGATTGTTACTACTACTCCTAGAGCTATCGAGATTGATTATACTACTCCTAGAGCTATTGAGATTGATACTTCTACTCCTAGAGCTATCAAAATTGGTACTACTACTCCTGGAGCTATCAAGATTGATACTACTACTCCTAGAGCTATTGAGATTGATACTACTACTCCTAGAGCTATCAAGATTGATACTACTACTCCTAGAGCTATGAAGATTGATACTACTACTCCTAGAGCTATTGAGATTGATTCTACTACTCCTAGATCTATCAAGATTGATACTACTACTAGAGCTATCAAGAATGATACGACTACTCCTAGAGCTATCAAGAATGATACTACTACTCCTAGAGCTATCAAGATTGATACGACTACTCCTAGAGCTATCAAAATTGGTACTACTACTCCTAGAGCTATTGAGATTGATACTACTACTAGAGCTATCAAGAATGATACTACTACTCCTAGAGCTATCAAGAATAATACTACTACTCCTAGAGCTATCAAGAATGACACTACTACTACTAGAGCTATTGAGATTGATACTTCTACTCCTAGAGCTATCGATATTTATTCTACTACTCCTAGAGCTATCGAGATTGATACTACTACTAGAGCTATCAAGTTTGATACGACTACACATGCCATTGATGGCCATGATCGACGCAAGAAGAAGGATAAAGTGCTCAAAAACTCAAAGCTAGACGTGCCAAAATCTAAGAAGAAAAAGCCTATTGTTCCTCCTCTTGATCTGTCAAAACTTGGTGAGCGCAAAGTTTTGCCACCATTGAAGAATGCACCAAAAGCACCAAGAAAAGGTGTAAACATGAATTCTTTAGCCAAGGAAAACTTCACTGATTTCAACATTGGTAACAACAGGAGAATGAAGGCTCCAGAACCAAAGCTGTCCAACAGTACACCTATCCTGCAGAATCATGTTTTTGTGAGACCAGCATCTTCTGTAAGAGATAACAGAAAAACATATCCAAATAAAACTGATACACTAAATGGTCCAAGGAACCAGCATGATAAGAAGACTGTCAGACag GTTATATACAAGAATAAGCCAGTACTTACAAGGAAAGATGAGGGCACACAATTAGAGGTTCTCAAGCTCCCTGATATTGTTAAAGGATCCCAGTTGATAGATAAATCCAAGATTGTACCAAAGCAATCCTGTGAATCTAGAAGAACTGCTCCAAGGCGTACAGCTAGGAAACCTGCTAACCAGGAGAGACCACCATTTTGTTTTTAG